A single genomic interval of Anolis carolinensis isolate JA03-04 chromosome X, rAnoCar3.1.pri, whole genome shotgun sequence harbors:
- the serpind1 gene encoding heparin cofactor 2 produces MLLSSEIPRRYRNTLPPYGDFEQEDSFWLIKMNLLVCSAIFCLTVTFASCGIKDFQEHFEQLSEAQSIGPRGFHSNGSLKLSPEFHKENTVTNDLSIEEEEEEDYLDLDQIFSEDDDYFDIIDATPDTVSEFKQGNILELFQGKTRIQRLNILNANFAFNLYRSLKEKANATDNILLAPVGISTAMAMISLGLRGETREEVLDSLGFRDFVNASSKYDLMTVHNLFHKLTHRLFRRNFGYTLRSVNDLYIQRQFPILSEFENNMKRYYFAEAQLADFSDPAFIAKANTRILKLTKGLIKEALVQVHPATLMMILNCVYFKGTWENKFPVEMTHKHSFRLNEKEVVKVPMMQTKGNFLATVDNELDCGVLQLPYVGNISMLIVLPYKQASMKMLEKQLTPQVVERWQKSMTNRTREVLVPKFKLAKSYDLIEYLKTLGINELFSPNGNYSGISEESIIINKFSHQGTITVNEEGTEAASVTTAGFMPLSAQIRFIIDRPFLFLIYEHRTSCLLFMGRVANPTKA; encoded by the exons ATGCTGCTGAGTTCTGAAATCCCACGGAGGTATCGGAACACGTTACCCCCATACGGCGACTTTGAACAGGAAGACAG TTTCTGGCTGATCAAAATGAACCTGTTGGTGTGCTCAGCTATCTTCTGTCTCACGGTCACATTTGCATCGTGTGGAATCAAGGACTTCCAAGAGCACTTCGAACAACTCAGCGAAGCGCAGTCTATCGGCCCGCGTGGGTTCCACAGCAATGGAAGTCTGAAGCTCTCGCCCGAGTTTCATAAAGAGAACACAGTGACCAACGACTTGAGcattgaagaagaggaggaggaagactacCTTGACCTTGATCAAATATTCAGTGAAGACGACGACTATTTTGACATCATCGATGCCACTCCAGATACCGTTTCTGAATTCAAGCAAGGGAATATTCTGGAACTTTTTCAAGGGAAAACCAGAATTCAGCGTCTCAATATCCTCAATGCAAACTTTGCCTTCAACCTTTATCGGAGCCTGAAGGAGAAAGCCAACGCCACTGATAACATCCTCCTGGCTCCTGTGGGCATTTCCACAGCCATGGCAATGATTTCGTTGGGGCTGAGAGGGGAGACGCGGGAGGAAGTCTTGGATTCACTGGGCTTCAGAGATTTTGTGAATGCCAGCTCCAAGTATGACCTGATGACCGTTCACAACCTCTTCCATAAGCTTACTCACCGGCTCTTCAGAAGGAATTTTGGCTACACACTCAGGTCAGTCAATGACCTTTATATTCAAAGGCAATTTCCGATCCTGAGCGAGTTCGAAAATAACATGAAAAGGTATTATTTTGCTGAGGCTCAGCTGGCTGACTTCTCAGATCCAGCCTTCATCGCAAAAGCTAACACGCGCATTCTGAAGCTTACCAAAGGATTAATAAAGGAAGCCCTCGTGCAAGTACACCCGGCCACTCTGATGATGATTCTCAACTGTGTCTACTTTAAAG GAACCTGGGAAAACAAGTTTCCAGTGGAAATGACACACAAGCACAGCTTCCGCCTGAACGAGAAAGAGGTAGTGAAAGTGCCCATGATGCAGACTAAAGGCAACTTCCTGGCCACTGTGGATAATGAGCTTGACTGCGGCGTGCTCCAGCTGCCCTATGTGGGTAACATCAGCATGCTGATCGTATTGCCCTATAAACAGGCCAGCATGAAGATGTTGGAGAAGCAACTGACCCCTCAAGTGGTGGAGCGGTGGCAGAAGAGCATGACCAACAG AACTCGCGAGGTCCTGGTGCCcaaattcaagctggccaaaagcTACGACCTGATTGAATACCTGAAAACTCTGGGAATAAATGAGCTATTTAGTCCAAATGGCAACTATTCAGGGATATCCGAAGAGAGCATCATCATCAATAAG TTCAGCCATCAAGGGACTATTACAGTGAATGAAGAAGGCACAGAGGCGGCATCCGTAACCACCGCAGGCTTCATGCCCCTCTCGGCTCAAATCCGTTTCATCATCGATCGCCCTTTTCTGTTCCTCATCTACGAGCACCGTACCAGCTGCCTGCTCTTCATGGGGAGAGTTGCCAACCCAACCAAGGCCTGA
- the snap29 gene encoding synaptosomal-associated protein 29 produces MSAYTKSYNPFDEDEDEDLKPVKWNESNEPPRGAPDRQSYLQQEVLRRSQATVDSTNRSLGLIYESEHIGVATSEELTRQGEVLKRTERMVDKMDQDLKTSQRHINSIKSVFGGFVNYFKAKPQEIKPDENGASQHQANNKLKEALAVSKEQESKYQENHPNLRKLDHSDYSSSGTNSNPSSQRDNYPKNQYLRSYHQQVDNNLDEMSSGLGRLKNLALGLQSEIEVQDEILDRLTNKVDTLDVNIKSTDKKLKEL; encoded by the exons ATGTCGGCCTATACGAAAAGCTACAATCCCTTCGATGAAGACGAGGATGAAGACCTAAAGCCCGTAAAGTGGAACGAAAGCAATGAGCCCCCCAGGGGAGCCCCCGACAGACAGAGCTATCTCCAGCAAGAGGTCTTGAGGCGCTCCCAGGCCACAGTGGATAGCACTAACCGCTCACTCGGCCTCATCTATGAGTCGGAACATATTGGAGTGGCCACCTCCGAG GAGCTTACCCGGCAGGGTGAGGTACTGAAGCGCACCGAACGAATGGTGGACAAGATGGATCAAGACTTAAAGACAAGCCAGAGGCACATCAACAGCATCAAGAGTGTGTTTGGTGGTTTTGTAAATTATTTTAAGGCCAAGCCACAAGAGATCAAACCTGACGAAAATGGGGCCTCTCAGCACCAAGCAAACAACAA ATTAAAAGAAGCGTTGGCTGTCAGTAAAGAACAGGAGTCAAAGTATCAGGAGAATCATCCAAATCTGCGAAAGCTGGATCATTCAG ACTATAGTTCCAGTGGAACCAATTCAAATCCTTCATCTCAACGTGATAATTACCCCAAGAATCAATACCTTCGATCTTATCACCAGCAAGTTGATAACAATTTAG ATGAAATGTCCTCTGGTCTGGGCCGTCTGAAGAACCTTGCTCTGGGCTTGCAGTCTGAAATTGAGGTGCAAGACGAAATCCTGGATCGCCTCACCAACAAAGTCGACACGCTGGACGTCAACATCAAAAGCACAGACAAAAAACTCAAGGAGCTTTAA